The following coding sequences are from one Dehalococcoidia bacterium window:
- a CDS encoding ABC transporter permease, giving the protein MDVSNVVILARKEFRDALRNRWFLFYAAAFTILALGLSYLAMSGAGMGGLAGFGRTAASLINLVLLIVPLMGLTAGATGLAAERERGTLTTLLAQPVSRAEVFLGKALGLALALLASLGLGFGVAGVALAAGGGGGDATAYLGLAGMAVLLAFAALALGLLISALARRSAVALGMAVVLWLGMVFVGELGLMGTVVVMKLRAGELLALALLNPLQVFKMAAVLALRATPEVLGPAGLYAADVMGQWLLPALVGLLAVWVALPMAAAYVVFSRSEEA; this is encoded by the coding sequence ATGGACGTGAGCAACGTGGTGATCCTGGCCCGCAAAGAGTTCCGGGATGCCCTGCGGAATCGGTGGTTCCTGTTCTATGCCGCCGCCTTCACCATCCTGGCCCTGGGCCTCTCCTACCTGGCCATGTCCGGTGCGGGGATGGGTGGCCTGGCCGGGTTCGGGCGCACGGCGGCCAGCCTGATTAACCTCGTCCTGCTCATCGTCCCGCTGATGGGCCTGACCGCGGGCGCCACGGGCCTGGCGGCGGAGCGAGAGCGCGGCACGCTCACGACTCTCCTGGCGCAGCCGGTGAGCCGCGCCGAGGTGTTCCTGGGGAAGGCCCTGGGCCTGGCGCTCGCCCTGCTGGCCTCACTCGGCCTCGGCTTTGGCGTGGCCGGAGTGGCCCTGGCCGCGGGCGGCGGCGGAGGCGACGCCACCGCGTACCTGGGACTGGCGGGCATGGCGGTGCTGCTGGCCTTCGCGGCGCTTGCCCTGGGCCTGCTTATCTCCGCGCTGGCGCGCCGCTCCGCGGTGGCCCTGGGCATGGCGGTGGTCCTGTGGCTGGGCATGGTCTTTGTGGGCGAGCTGGGTCTCATGGGCACGGTGGTGGTGATGAAGCTGCGCGCGGGCGAGCTCCTCGCCCTGGCCCTGCTGAACCCGCTGCAGGTGTTCAAGATGGCCGCTGTCCTGGCGCTGCGGGCGACCCCTGAGGTGCTGGGCCCCGCCGGGCTTTACGCGGCGGACGTGATGGGGCAATGGCTCCTGCCCGCGCTCGTTGGCCTCCTGGCCGTATGGGTCGCGCTGCCGATGGCGGCCGCCTACGTGGTCTTCTCCCGCTCGGAAGAGGCATGA
- a CDS encoding nitrous oxide reductase accessory protein NosL has protein sequence MRSLLAALLPAMLSLVVGACAASSGAVRPPDIRYGRSVCDSCGMIISDERYACGYVLASGESRIFDDIGEMAAELRERRPAGAAVFVHDYETKDWIRAEGASFVYSGDFRSPMGGGLAAFAGRERAEALATRYATTAMTWEQVMARAGTPVPGH, from the coding sequence ATGAGGTCGCTTCTGGCGGCCCTGCTCCCCGCGATGCTGTCTCTCGTCGTGGGGGCGTGCGCCGCATCGTCCGGCGCCGTGCGTCCGCCGGACATCCGCTATGGGCGCAGCGTTTGCGACAGTTGCGGCATGATCATCTCCGACGAGCGGTACGCGTGTGGCTACGTGCTGGCGTCCGGCGAATCGCGCATCTTCGACGATATTGGAGAGATGGCGGCGGAGCTGCGGGAGCGCCGCCCCGCGGGCGCGGCGGTGTTCGTGCATGACTACGAGACGAAGGACTGGATACGGGCGGAGGGCGCCTCTTTCGTGTATAGTGGGGACTTTCGCTCCCCCATGGGCGGGGGCCTCGCGGCCTTCGCCGGCAGGGAGCGGGCCGAGGCGCTGGCGACGCGCTACGCCACGACGGCCATGACTTGGGAGCAGGTCATGGCGCGGGCGGGTACGCCGGTCCCCGGTCACTAG
- a CDS encoding cytochrome c, producing MKSITALALVAFALALAGCADGDLDASSPVSVAQGRLVFNGACSSCHGADARGISGLGKILAPSPFVQRLTDDELLDFIKKGRDIGDPANTTGVAMPPKGANPALTNSQLRSVIAYLRSLQ from the coding sequence TTGAAGAGTATTACCGCCCTCGCGCTTGTGGCGTTTGCCCTTGCGCTGGCGGGCTGCGCTGACGGAGACCTGGATGCGTCCAGCCCCGTGAGCGTGGCGCAGGGCCGGCTGGTGTTTAACGGCGCGTGCTCCTCGTGTCACGGTGCGGACGCCCGCGGCATCTCCGGACTGGGCAAAATCCTGGCGCCCAGCCCCTTCGTCCAGAGGCTCACGGACGATGAGCTGCTGGACTTCATCAAGAAGGGCCGAGACATCGGGGATCCCGCCAACACCACGGGCGTGGCCATGCCGCCCAAAGGCGCCAACCCCGCTCTCACGAATTCGCAACTCCGCAGCGTCATCGCCTACCTCCGCTCCCTCCAGTAG
- a CDS encoding response regulator transcription factor yields MQQTSVPRKVLVVEDEASLREALRYNLGRAGYTVFAVGDGMEALDVARREKPDVIILDIMLPSLNGLEVCRQLRREMATPVLLLTARGTETDKVVGLETGADDYMTKPFSLRELQARVRALLRRAATGGAPPLGTGLLRSGDLEVDEARHQVTLGGVPVSLKPKEFALLAYLARNKGIALSREHMLEKVWGYDYEGDVRTVDVHIRWLREKLETDPGEPRRIVTVRGIGYRFDG; encoded by the coding sequence TTGCAGCAGACGAGTGTCCCCCGTAAGGTCCTGGTGGTCGAGGACGAGGCCAGCCTCCGTGAGGCGCTGCGCTACAACCTGGGCCGGGCTGGCTATACTGTCTTCGCCGTGGGGGACGGCATGGAGGCGCTGGACGTGGCCCGACGCGAGAAGCCGGACGTGATTATTCTGGATATCATGCTCCCCAGCCTGAACGGGCTGGAGGTCTGCCGCCAGCTCCGCAGGGAAATGGCGACGCCCGTCCTGCTGCTCACCGCCCGGGGGACGGAGACGGACAAAGTCGTTGGTCTGGAGACGGGCGCCGACGACTACATGACGAAGCCCTTCAGCCTGCGGGAGCTGCAGGCCCGCGTGCGCGCTCTGCTGCGCCGCGCCGCCACGGGCGGAGCGCCGCCGCTTGGGACCGGCCTGCTGCGCTCTGGCGATCTGGAGGTGGACGAGGCCCGCCACCAGGTCACCCTGGGCGGTGTGCCGGTGTCCCTCAAACCCAAGGAATTTGCGCTTCTGGCTTACTTGGCCCGGAACAAGGGCATTGCCCTCAGCCGCGAGCACATGCTGGAGAAGGTCTGGGGCTACGATTACGAGGGCGACGTCCGCACTGTGGACGTGCACATCCGCTGGCTGCGCGAGAAGCTGGAGACAGACCCCGGGGAACCTCGGCGCATCGTCACCGTCCGGGGCATCGGCTATCGCTTTGACGGATAG
- a CDS encoding ATP-binding protein: MFRSIQWRIAFFYTALIVVSMSLVTVYLLNLVWQNHLDTVRTQLGGEARLIAISSLPLLEQGASSQDVDALADRLAARIGARVTVLGPDGNVLGDSEGPSVEGANQAAQPEVRDALRQGFGVATRAGPDGVQVMLVAASIQRDTRVLGVARVALPLTQVEESLREIIATVILAAIVLVALTVLLAVYIARRIAGPVGLMTQSARRMAAGDLDQKIYVPASGEVGELAKSFNDMAASLKRTIDAINLERSKLEVVLQDMADGLLMTDREGVVILANPAAARIFGGDARGYIGKTFIEVVRDHDLSRPLLECLSRGQQQVQNVELGGLEKRYVRIIVAPIRHAGSPYALALFQDVTELRRLENVRREFVDNASHELQTPLASIKALVESLQEGGLDDPVVARDFLARTASEVDKLTSMVNELLELSRLESGQSGLVMAPTDLGEVVREAARNLEPQAERKGLTLTVDTASGPLTVKADRRRLIEAVANLVDNAIKFTPDGGRIQVSVRPEGDRLEVTVADTGVGIASQDLPHIFKRFYKVDRSRAGEGVGLGLAITKHIVQAHSGTVRVESTLGKGSVFTVTLPVAGVC, encoded by the coding sequence ATGTTCCGCTCCATTCAGTGGCGTATCGCTTTCTTTTACACGGCGCTCATCGTCGTCTCCATGAGCCTGGTGACGGTGTATCTCCTGAACCTCGTCTGGCAGAATCATCTGGACACGGTCCGCACTCAGTTGGGCGGCGAAGCCCGGCTGATAGCAATCTCCAGTCTTCCTCTTCTGGAGCAGGGCGCCAGCTCGCAGGACGTTGACGCGCTGGCTGATCGGCTGGCGGCGCGTATCGGCGCACGGGTCACGGTCCTGGGGCCGGACGGCAACGTCCTGGGCGACTCGGAAGGGCCGTCGGTGGAAGGCGCCAACCAGGCCGCCCAGCCCGAGGTGCGCGACGCACTGCGGCAGGGCTTTGGCGTGGCCACGCGGGCCGGACCGGATGGCGTCCAGGTCATGCTGGTGGCGGCGTCCATTCAGCGAGATACGCGTGTCCTGGGGGTAGCCCGTGTGGCCTTGCCGCTCACGCAGGTGGAGGAGTCACTTCGGGAGATCATAGCCACGGTCATCTTGGCCGCCATCGTCCTGGTGGCGCTGACGGTGCTGCTGGCTGTTTACATAGCCCGCCGCATAGCGGGGCCCGTTGGACTGATGACGCAGAGCGCCCGGCGGATGGCCGCGGGCGACCTGGACCAGAAGATTTACGTGCCGGCCAGTGGCGAGGTGGGCGAGTTGGCCAAGTCGTTTAACGACATGGCGGCGAGCCTCAAACGCACGATTGACGCCATCAACCTGGAGCGGAGCAAGCTGGAGGTGGTGCTGCAGGATATGGCGGACGGCCTTCTGATGACGGACAGGGAGGGCGTGGTCATCCTGGCGAATCCCGCGGCGGCGCGCATCTTCGGCGGCGACGCCAGGGGGTATATCGGGAAGACGTTCATTGAGGTTGTGCGTGACCATGATCTGAGCAGGCCGCTCCTGGAGTGTCTGAGCAGGGGGCAGCAACAGGTACAGAACGTAGAGTTGGGCGGACTGGAGAAGCGCTACGTCCGCATCATCGTCGCGCCCATCCGCCACGCGGGCTCACCGTATGCGCTGGCGCTCTTCCAGGATGTGACGGAGCTGCGGCGGCTGGAGAACGTGCGGCGGGAGTTTGTGGACAATGCCTCGCACGAGCTGCAGACGCCCCTCGCCTCCATCAAGGCGCTGGTGGAGAGCCTGCAGGAAGGCGGTCTGGATGACCCGGTGGTGGCGCGCGACTTCCTGGCGCGGACCGCCAGCGAGGTGGACAAGCTGACCAGCATGGTGAATGAACTGCTGGAACTCTCTCGTCTGGAGTCAGGGCAGTCCGGACTGGTGATGGCGCCGACGGATCTGGGCGAGGTCGTGCGCGAGGCGGCGCGCAACCTGGAGCCGCAGGCCGAGCGCAAGGGTCTGACGCTGACCGTGGATACCGCATCGGGGCCTCTGACGGTCAAGGCGGACAGACGCCGCCTTATTGAAGCGGTGGCGAATCTGGTGGACAACGCCATCAAGTTCACGCCGGACGGCGGACGCATCCAGGTCTCCGTCCGTCCGGAAGGCGACCGGCTGGAGGTGACTGTGGCCGACACCGGCGTGGGCATCGCCTCCCAGGACCTGCCCCATATCTTCAAGCGCTTTTACAAGGTGGACAGGTCGCGCGCCGGAGAAGGCGTGGGTCTGGGCCTCGCTATCACCAAGCACATCGTCCAGGCCCACAGCGGCACTGTCCGGGTGGAGAGCACCCTGGGCAAAGGCTCCGTCTTTACCGTTACCCTCCCCGTTGCCGGCGTCTGCTAG
- a CDS encoding PstS family phosphate ABC transporter substrate-binding protein — MAGKVFVAAVMAGILMLSACTSALQAPQAPAPAAGAQPVSTGRVDYARLSGNITADGSSTVFPITEAVAEEFGKLTGGKVRVTVGISGTGGGFKKFCNGETDIQDASRPIKDTEGDACAKSGIEYVEAPVAIDGLTVMVNPQNTFVTCVTVKELKTLWAPEAQGKITRWNQVRPEWPNEPIRLYGAGADSGTFDYFTEAIVGKAQSSRGDFTASEDDNVLVQGISGDKNALGFFGYAYYAENKGKLKALAIDGGKGCVAPTEETINNGTYAPLSRPIFIYVRREAAARPEIKEFVRYYLSDQGQKLVGQVGYIPFPAKVYQLALARFESGKLGTLFGGRTPQKGAVQDILAANQ; from the coding sequence ATGGCAGGCAAGGTATTCGTCGCGGCGGTGATGGCGGGCATTCTCATGCTCTCGGCATGCACTTCCGCTCTTCAGGCGCCGCAAGCGCCTGCTCCCGCCGCCGGCGCTCAGCCCGTATCCACGGGCAGGGTGGACTATGCCAGGCTCAGCGGAAACATCACGGCGGACGGCTCCAGCACCGTCTTTCCCATCACGGAGGCGGTGGCGGAGGAGTTCGGCAAGCTCACCGGCGGCAAGGTGCGCGTGACGGTGGGTATATCCGGCACGGGCGGCGGGTTCAAGAAGTTCTGCAACGGCGAAACGGACATCCAGGACGCATCCCGGCCTATCAAGGACACCGAGGGAGACGCCTGCGCCAAGAGCGGGATCGAGTACGTTGAGGCCCCCGTGGCCATTGACGGCCTCACCGTCATGGTGAACCCCCAGAACACCTTTGTCACCTGCGTGACGGTGAAGGAGTTGAAGACCCTGTGGGCGCCGGAGGCCCAGGGGAAGATCACCCGCTGGAACCAGGTCCGCCCCGAGTGGCCCAATGAGCCCATACGGCTGTACGGCGCGGGCGCGGACTCCGGCACCTTCGACTATTTCACCGAGGCCATTGTGGGCAAGGCCCAGTCCTCCCGCGGCGACTTCACCGCCAGCGAGGACGACAACGTTCTCGTCCAGGGCATCAGCGGGGACAAGAACGCGCTGGGGTTCTTCGGCTACGCCTACTATGCCGAGAATAAGGGCAAGCTGAAGGCGCTCGCCATTGACGGCGGCAAAGGGTGCGTGGCCCCCACGGAGGAGACCATCAACAACGGTACCTACGCGCCGCTCTCCCGGCCCATCTTCATCTACGTGCGCAGGGAGGCGGCGGCCCGCCCTGAGATCAAGGAGTTCGTCCGCTACTATCTGAGCGACCAGGGCCAGAAGCTGGTCGGGCAGGTCGGCTATATCCCCTTCCCGGCCAAGGTGTACCAGTTGGCCCTGGCGCGGTTCGAGTCGGGAAAGCTGGGTACCCTCTTTGGCGGTAGGACGCCTCAGAAGGGCGCCGTCCAGGACATCCTTGCGGCCAACCAGTAG
- the pstC gene encoding phosphate ABC transporter permease subunit PstC, which yields MRSVETLESAGESGRRQAAAAFRQRHLWRKLLSERLIKLLLLLFSTVSIVTTVGIVSILIFETVLFFQEVSIFRFLTETEWTPLFVQKHFGILPLLAGTFLTSVGAMVVALPLGLLSAIYLSEYAPDRIRRVLKPVLEVLAGIPTVVYGYFALLFVTPILRSIYPEIAVFNALSASIVMGIMILPMVSSLSEDAMRAVPRHLREAAYGLGATKLEVSTKVVVPAALSGIVAAFILAMSRAVGETMIVVIAAGQNPTLTLNPFVPVETMTAYIVQVSLGDTPTGTLEFKTIFAVGMTLFVLTLGMNILSQFVVRRFREEYQ from the coding sequence ATGCGGAGCGTGGAGACACTGGAGAGCGCAGGGGAGAGCGGTAGGCGGCAGGCCGCGGCTGCCTTTCGCCAGCGGCACCTCTGGAGGAAGCTCCTCTCCGAGCGCCTCATCAAGCTGCTGCTCCTCCTCTTCAGCACGGTGTCCATCGTTACGACGGTGGGTATTGTCTCCATCCTGATATTCGAGACAGTCCTCTTTTTTCAGGAGGTCTCCATTTTCAGGTTTCTCACCGAGACGGAATGGACGCCTCTCTTTGTCCAGAAGCATTTCGGTATCCTGCCGCTGCTGGCTGGCACCTTTCTGACGTCGGTGGGGGCCATGGTCGTGGCGCTGCCGCTGGGGCTTCTCAGCGCCATATATTTGAGCGAATACGCGCCGGACCGCATTCGGCGCGTGCTCAAGCCTGTCCTGGAGGTGCTGGCGGGCATTCCGACCGTGGTGTACGGGTACTTCGCCCTCCTCTTCGTCACGCCCATCCTGCGCTCCATCTACCCTGAGATAGCCGTTTTCAACGCCCTGAGCGCCTCCATTGTGATGGGCATCATGATCCTGCCCATGGTCTCCAGCCTCAGCGAAGACGCCATGCGGGCGGTGCCCCGACATCTCAGGGAGGCCGCCTACGGGCTGGGCGCCACCAAGCTGGAGGTCTCGACGAAGGTGGTCGTCCCCGCAGCGCTCTCCGGGATTGTGGCGGCCTTTATCCTGGCTATGTCCCGCGCGGTGGGCGAGACGATGATCGTCGTCATTGCGGCGGGCCAGAACCCTACACTGACGTTGAACCCCTTTGTTCCCGTTGAGACCATGACGGCGTACATCGTCCAGGTTAGCCTGGGCGATACACCCACGGGCACGCTGGAGTTCAAGACCATCTTCGCCGTGGGCATGACCCTCTTCGTGCTTACCCTGGGGATGAACATCCTCAGCCAGTTCGTTGTGCGACGGTTCCGGGAGGAGTACCAGTAG